In Pseudomonas campi, the sequence TAGAGGCCGACCAGCAGCTTGGCCAGCGAGCTCTTGCCCGAGCCGCTGCGGCCGATGATGCCGACCTTCTCGCCGGGGCGAATCTGCAGGTTGATGTCCTTGAGCGCCGCGCCCTGCTGCTGCGGGTAGTGGAACTCCAGGTCGCGGCACTCGATGGCGCCATGCAGATGCGGACGCGCCAGGGGCCGCTCATGCTCCTCGTGCTCCTGCGGCAGCTCCATCATCTGGTCGATGTTGAGCATGGTCACCCGCGCCTGCTGGTAGCGGGTGAGCAAGCCGGAGAGCTGGCCGAGCGGACTGAGCGCGCGACTGTTGAGCATGTAGCAGGCGATCAGGCCGCCCATGCTGAGGTCGCCGGCGATGATCAGGTAGACGCCCAAGACGATCATCACCACGCCGGCCAGCTGCTGGATCAGCCCGGTGATGTTCAGCGCCAGGCTGGACAGCATGCGCGCGCGCAGCTCCAGGCGGCTGAGGGTGCCGATGGTCTGCTCCCACTGGTACTGGCGCTCGCTCTCGGCGTTGTTGACCTTGACCGCGTCGAGCCCGGCGAGGGTCTCGATCAGGCTCGACTGGCGCTCGGCGGACAGCGCCATGGTGCGTTCCATGGTCTCGGCCAGGGGCTTCTGCAGCAGCCAGCCGATGCCCAGCGCCAGGGGGAAGGCCAGCACGGGAATCCACACCAGATGGCCGCCGAGCACGGCGATCACCAGCAACACCAGGAGGGTGAACGGCAGGTCGATCAGGCTGGTCAGGGTCAGCGAGGCGAGGAAGTCGCGCAGCACCTGAAACTCGTGGATGTTCTGCGCGAAGCTGCCGATCCGCGCCGGGCGCATCTTCATGGTCATGCCGACGATGCGTTCGAACAGCGTGGCGGAAATGATCAGGTCGGTCTTCTTGCCGGCCAGGTCCAGGCACAGGCCGCGCATGGTCTTGAGCAGCAGATCGAACAGGTAGGCGCCGGAGATGCCGATGGCCAGCACCCACAGGGTCGCCGCCGCCTGGTTGGGCACCACTCGGTCGTAGACATTCATCACGAACAACGGGGCGAACAGGCCGATCAGGTTGATCAGCACGCTGGCCGCCACCGCATCGATATACAGCCAGCGCGAGCGCTTGAGGGTGTCGCGGAACCAGGAACGGGTGCGCGGGATCAGGCTTTCCCGATCCAGGTCGTGCTTGTGCCGCGGCTGGGCGAAGAACACCTCACCGGAGTAATCGGCAAGCAGCCGGTCCAGCTTGACCCGTACCTCGCCACCATCGCTTTCGCTGAGCAGCAGACGGGCATGCTCGGCTTCGCACGCCAGCAGGACGGCGCTGCGGCCATCCTTCAACAACAGCAGGGCCGGCAAGGCCATGGCGGGAATCTGCTGCAACTCACGGCGCAACCAGCGCCCCTGCAAACCGGCACGGGCGGCCGCACGTGGCAGCAACTCGGCACTCAGGCGCTGGGCCGGCAAGGGCAACCCGGCCGTCAGCATGGCGCGGGTAGCCGGGCGCTGGTGCAGGGCACAGAGCGACAGCAGGCTGTCCAGCAAGGGATCGTCGTAACGCGCCCGTGGATCACCCACTGGCTTGGTCTGGCTGGTTTCTGCGGTCACGCGGGAACACTCTCGGTTCTTATCGCTTAAATCCGGCAAGCATTGCACAGGCAACACACTGCCGACTCAGCCCGGAGACTCCTTGTAGGGGGCCATGCACCTTCCATGATGCAGATAATCTGAAAAATCCGGCTACGCGCCCTCTGCTAACCCTCTAGAAGGCACCTATGAGAGCCGTCAGAACAGTGCCGGTAAACCAACATCAAAATCCTGACAAACACCTCAGCGCCAACTTTTCGCCTTTCGCTATTCCACCGACAACGCCACGCAGGCTTCGGCCGAACAGCCTTTGCACCCGACGAAAACTCCAAAAATCAGGCACTTGCCGACAGGATCATGACCTATCAGTCATCCAGGGCAGGCGCGGCCTGGCGCCACATGGCAACTGGCCATGACCGTTGATCGGAGACAGCCACAATCAGCTGAGATAGCAAAGTGACATAACAGGATTGATTGTTTAGCATGTTCCTTGCTCGGTCAATTAAACGGCATAAAGTCAATAGCCAACAACTATAAAACAATAGTTTGACGCTTGTTTTATGTCGCACCTCACAAATCTGTCGGTGTAGGCGCCTCGTGGTAGCCGGCCCGGAAGCCTGTAGTAGTCAGACAAAGGAGAGTCCTTATGAGCAATGTCGTTGCGGTCGTCAAAGGCGTTGTCGGTCAGGTTATTGCACTTTCACCTGAAGGCATTCAACGCCTTCTCGTCGAGGGTGATCGCCTGTTCCGTGGCGATCAGGTCATGACCGGACAGCAAGGCATGCTCAGTCTGCAACTGCAGGGTGGTCAGGATCTCGAAATCGGTCAGAACAGCCAGTGGCTCGCCAGCACCGAAACCGATGCACAGCCCACGCAGGCGACCAAGGCACCTTCCGAGGACGAGCTCGAGGTAGAAGGACTGCAACAAGCCATCGCCGCGGGTGTCGACCCGACCACTGATCTCGCTGCTACTGCGGCTGGTCCGGGTGCCGGTGGTGCTGGCGGTGCTGGAGGAGCCGGTGGCGGCCACAGCTTCGTGCTGCTCAGCGAAACCGCGCAACAGCTTGATCCAACGGTAGGCTTTGCCACTGAAGGTCTGGATAACGCTTTCGTTGCCATTGAAGACGAGACGCCAGCACCCACGCCTGCCGCTGCAACCGCCACAGATGCCACGCCACCAGCCGCTGAGAACACCCCACCGCCAGGTGATTCGTTCAACTTCGAGACTGCCGAAGACACACCGTTCGAAGGCCGCTTCCAACTCGTGGACGCGGATGGCGACAGCCTGACCTTCAGCCTGCTCGACGCACCGGACAACGGCCAGCTGACCCTGAGCCCGGATGGCAGCTGGCTGTACACCCCCAACCCCGACTACAACGGCCCCGACAGTTTCCAGGTTCAGGTCAGCGATGGCCGTGGTGGGTTCAACACCGTGGTGGTCAACATCGGTGTCACCCCGGTCAATGACGCCCCCATCGCCGTCGCCGATGCCGCCACCGTCGCCGAAGGCGGCAGCGTGCTGATCGACCTGGCCGGCAACGACAGCGACAGCGATGACGGCCTCGACCTCGCCAGCATCGTCATCACCGGCAACCCGGCCAATGGCACCGTCACCGTCAACGCCGACGGCACCGTCAGTTATCAGCACGACGGTTCCGAGACCGCCGGCGACAGCTTCACCTACACCATCAAGGATGCCAGCGGCCAGGTTTCCAATCCGATCACCGTGACCGTCGGCGTCACCCCGAGCAATGACGCCCCGGTAGCCGTCGCCGATGCCGCCACCGTTGCCGAAGGCGGCAGCGTGCTGATCAATCTGGCCGGCAACGACACCGACAGCGACGACGGCCTCGACCTGGCTAGCATCGTCATCACCGGCAACCCGGCCAATGGCACCGTCACCGTCAACGCCGATGGCACCGTCAGCTACCAGCACGACGGCTCCGAAACCACTGGCGACAGCTTCACCTACACCATCAAGGACGCCAGCGGCCAGGTTTCCAACCCGGTCACCGTGACCCTCGGCGTTACCCCGGCCAACGACGCACCGTTGATCCGTGTACCGGATGCGCAGACCACCGCAGAAGACACCAGCAAGACCTTCTCCCTGCTGACGCAAAATGCCCTGGGTGTCTTCGACACCGAACAGGCCAACCTGAGCGTCACCCTCAGCGTCGAGCATGGCGTTCTCAATATCGGCCTCAACCTGCTCGGCGCCAGCCACACAGGCAGTGGCACAGACACCCTGACCATTACCGGTAGTGCGGCCGCCATCAACAACGCCATGGCCCAGCTTAACTACGTGCCAGACGCCAATTATTTCGGCCTGGACAACCTGCAAATCAGCGCCAGCGATGGCCAGACAACGACTAACGACTCGGTAACCATCACCGTAACGCCAGTCAATGATGCTCCAGTTGCCAGCCCGGACAGCGCGGACGTCTTCGAAGGCGGTGCCAGCGTCAGCGGCCAGATTGTCGCGAGCGATATCGACCAGGCGCCTGGCGTAGCCCTGCAGTTCAGCACCTCAGCCAGTATCGCCGGTCTGACCTTCAACCCCGATGGCAGCTGGAGTTTCGACCCTAGCCATCCTGCCTATGAATACCTGGCCAACGGCCAGGAACTGGAAATCAGTGTTCCGTTCACCGTCACCGACGACCAGAACGCCAGCACGGCCAACAGCCTGACCATTACCGTGACGGGCACCAACGACGGCCCGGTGGTTGACGTCGCCGGTTCCGACACCAGCGCCGACCTGAACGAAACCAATGCACCGCTCAGCGCCAGTGGCACTGTGCTGTTCAGCGATCTCGACAGCGGCGACACGCCCGCCACCACCCACACCGCCAGCACCATCAGCGCCACTGGCATTGCCCTCAGCGCCGCCCAGCAGGACGCCATCGCCGATGCCTTCAGCGTCGATGCCGATGGCAACTGGAGCTTCAACCTGGCCTCGCCGGACTACCTCGCCGACGGTGATGTGGTCACCGCCGTATTTACCGTCACCGTCACCGATGACAGCGGTGCAACCGCCACCCAGGACGTCACCCTGACCGTCACCGGCAGCAACGATGCGCCCGTGATCGACGTCGCCGGTTCCGACACCAGCGCCGACCTGAACGAAACCAATGCACCGCTCAGCGCCAGTGGCACTGTGCTGTTCAGCGATCTCGACAGCGGCGACACGCCCGCCACCACCCACACCGCCAGCACTATCAGCGCCACCGGCATTGCCCTCAGCGCCGCTCAGCAGGACGCCATCACCGATGCCTTCAGCATCGATGCCAATGGCAACTGGAGCTTCAACCTGGCCTCGCCGGACTACCTCGCCGACGGTGATGTGGTCACTGCCGTGTTCACCGTCACCGTCACCGATGACAGCGGCGCAACCACCACCCAGGACGTCACCCTGACCGTCACCGGCAGCAACGATGCGCCCGTGATCGACGTCGCCGGCTCCGACACCAGCGCCGCCCTGAACGAAACCGATGCACCGCTCAGCGCCAGTGGCACTGTGCTGTTCAGCGATATCGACAGTGGCGACACGCCGGCCACCACTCACACCGCCAGCACCATCAGCGCCACCGGCATCGCCCTCAGCGCCGCCCAGCAGGACGCCATCACCGATGCCTTCAGCATCGATGCCAATGGCAACTGGAGCTTCAACCTGGCCTCGCCGGACTACCTCGCCGACGGTGATGTGGTCACTGCCGTGTTCACCGTCACCGTCACCGACGACAGCGGTGCAACCGCCACCCAGGACGTCACTCTGACCATTACCGGCAGCAACGATGCGCCTAGCGTTGACGTCGGCCTGGCCACGATTAGCGGTACAGAAGACACCGCCATCGTCCTGAACTGGACTGACTTCGGCATCAGCGATGTCGATTCGCTGGACAGCGACCTGGGCGTGATCATCAGTCAGCTCCCAGCCGCCGGCAGCCTGAGTTTCGAGCAAAGCCCGGGCAACTGGGTCGCCGTTACCCCGGATCAGCTCATCAGCAAAGCCGATATCGAAGCGGGCAAGCTGCACTTTGAACCGGCGGCGCATGAGTCGGGGCACGACGGCTTTGCCGGCACCGGCCTGGGCAACCTGCAGGCCGACTATGCACAGATCGGCTTCAAGCCCTTCGACGGCATGGATGAAGGCACCGCCAGCACCCTGACCCTCGATATCACCCCGGATGCCGACGCCCCCAGCCTGATCCTGAACGGCACGGCCGTAGCGGCCGCCACCGATTTCCAGAGTGCGCCGCTGAATGGCGCCAGCTGGTCGGCCAGCATCAACGCTTCCAGCCTGAACACCGGACTGGGCAGCACCTGGAATACCAGCAACCCGGGCGGCCTGCTGGAAATCGGCACCCAGGGGACCTACCTCGGCGACGGCAGCCCCAACCAGGTGATCGAGCTTGAACGCATCACCGGGGACACTGCCAACCTGTTCACCGACATTACCGCCAAGGCCGGCAGCTCTTACTCACTCGACTTCGACTACTCGCCACGCGCAGGTCAGACTAGCAACTCCGAAATCCAGGTGTTCTGGGGCGGAAACCTGATTGCCACCCTCAACGCCGCGAGCGTGGGCTTCCAGCACTTCCACTTCGACCTGCCGGCAGACGCAGATGGCACCTACCGTCTCGAGTTCAGGGCTACCGACAGCAATAGCCTGGGTGGCGTGCTGGATAACATTCAGCTGCTGGATGTGCGCAATACCGGCGATGAGGACAGCTGGATTCGCCTGTCCAGTATCGATGCCCAGCTGGTTGACGGCGACAGCTCGGAAGCGCTTGCGGTCAGCATCGCCAATATCCCGGTTGGCGCAACGCTGAAGGACAACCAAGGCCACACCTTTACCGCTGCGCCTGGCAGCACTCAGGCGGATGTGAGCGACTGGGATCTGTCGACCCTGTCGATTCTCCCCCCGAGCAACTACAACGGCAGCTTCAACCTCGAGATCAAAGCCACCTCGACCGAAACCAGCAATCTGGACTCCGCCGAAACCACCCAGAGCCTGACCGTGATCGTCCTGCCCGTGAACGACGCCCCGGTCGCCGTCGCCGATACCGCCACGGTTGCCGAGGGCGGCAACGTGCTGATCGACCTGGCTGACAACGACACAGACAGCGATGACGGCCTCGATCTTGGCAGCATCGTCATCACCGCCAACCCGCTCAACGGCACCGTCACCGTCAACACCGACGGCACCGTCAGCTACCAGCACAACGGCTCCGAGACCACTGGCGACAGCTTCACCTACACCATCCAAGATGCCAGCGGCGAGACCTCCAACCCGGTCACCGTCACTGTCGGCGTTACCCCGGTCAACGACGCGCCAGCGGCGGACAGTGCCTCGTTCAACGCCACACAAGGCGGCAGCCCTGTAGTGATTGCGCTAAGTGGCAGCGACCAGGACGCGGGCGACAGTGTCGAGTCGTTCCGCATCACTTCCTTGCCCGAGGAAGGCAGCCTGCTGCTCAACGGCGTGGCCATCAGCGCAGCGGCGATCGCGGCTGGAACCGCCATCGTCACCAGCACCCAGATTGCCGACGGCCTGCTCACCTACCAACCGAACAACAGCTTCGACTCGCAGAACGA encodes:
- a CDS encoding type I secretion system permease/ATPase, which gives rise to MTAETSQTKPVGDPRARYDDPLLDSLLSLCALHQRPATRAMLTAGLPLPAQRLSAELLPRAAARAGLQGRWLRRELQQIPAMALPALLLLKDGRSAVLLACEAEHARLLLSESDGGEVRVKLDRLLADYSGEVFFAQPRHKHDLDRESLIPRTRSWFRDTLKRSRWLYIDAVAASVLINLIGLFAPLFVMNVYDRVVPNQAAATLWVLAIGISGAYLFDLLLKTMRGLCLDLAGKKTDLIISATLFERIVGMTMKMRPARIGSFAQNIHEFQVLRDFLASLTLTSLIDLPFTLLVLLVIAVLGGHLVWIPVLAFPLALGIGWLLQKPLAETMERTMALSAERQSSLIETLAGLDAVKVNNAESERQYQWEQTIGTLSRLELRARMLSSLALNITGLIQQLAGVVMIVLGVYLIIAGDLSMGGLIACYMLNSRALSPLGQLSGLLTRYQQARVTMLNIDQMMELPQEHEEHERPLARPHLHGAIECRDLEFHYPQQQGAALKDINLQIRPGEKVGIIGRSGSGKSSLAKLLVGLYQADSGSLLVDGVDIRQLDVSDLRHNIGYVPQDIQLFSGSLRDNLVSGARYVEDSLVLHAAELAGVHEFARIHPQGYELPVGERGQQLSGGQRQNVALARALLLDPPILLLDEPTSAMDNSGEERLKQRLLPVIADKTLLLVTHRTSLLSLVERLIIIDRGRIVADGPKAEVMDALRGGRINVA
- a CDS encoding retention module-containing protein, producing MSNVVAVVKGVVGQVIALSPEGIQRLLVEGDRLFRGDQVMTGQQGMLSLQLQGGQDLEIGQNSQWLASTETDAQPTQATKAPSEDELEVEGLQQAIAAGVDPTTDLAATAAGPGAGGAGGAGGAGGGHSFVLLSETAQQLDPTVGFATEGLDNAFVAIEDETPAPTPAAATATDATPPAAENTPPPGDSFNFETAEDTPFEGRFQLVDADGDSLTFSLLDAPDNGQLTLSPDGSWLYTPNPDYNGPDSFQVQVSDGRGGFNTVVVNIGVTPVNDAPIAVADAATVAEGGSVLIDLAGNDSDSDDGLDLASIVITGNPANGTVTVNADGTVSYQHDGSETAGDSFTYTIKDASGQVSNPITVTVGVTPSNDAPVAVADAATVAEGGSVLINLAGNDTDSDDGLDLASIVITGNPANGTVTVNADGTVSYQHDGSETTGDSFTYTIKDASGQVSNPVTVTLGVTPANDAPLIRVPDAQTTAEDTSKTFSLLTQNALGVFDTEQANLSVTLSVEHGVLNIGLNLLGASHTGSGTDTLTITGSAAAINNAMAQLNYVPDANYFGLDNLQISASDGQTTTNDSVTITVTPVNDAPVASPDSADVFEGGASVSGQIVASDIDQAPGVALQFSTSASIAGLTFNPDGSWSFDPSHPAYEYLANGQELEISVPFTVTDDQNASTANSLTITVTGTNDGPVVDVAGSDTSADLNETNAPLSASGTVLFSDLDSGDTPATTHTASTISATGIALSAAQQDAIADAFSVDADGNWSFNLASPDYLADGDVVTAVFTVTVTDDSGATATQDVTLTVTGSNDAPVIDVAGSDTSADLNETNAPLSASGTVLFSDLDSGDTPATTHTASTISATGIALSAAQQDAITDAFSIDANGNWSFNLASPDYLADGDVVTAVFTVTVTDDSGATTTQDVTLTVTGSNDAPVIDVAGSDTSAALNETDAPLSASGTVLFSDIDSGDTPATTHTASTISATGIALSAAQQDAITDAFSIDANGNWSFNLASPDYLADGDVVTAVFTVTVTDDSGATATQDVTLTITGSNDAPSVDVGLATISGTEDTAIVLNWTDFGISDVDSLDSDLGVIISQLPAAGSLSFEQSPGNWVAVTPDQLISKADIEAGKLHFEPAAHESGHDGFAGTGLGNLQADYAQIGFKPFDGMDEGTASTLTLDITPDADAPSLILNGTAVAAATDFQSAPLNGASWSASINASSLNTGLGSTWNTSNPGGLLEIGTQGTYLGDGSPNQVIELERITGDTANLFTDITAKAGSSYSLDFDYSPRAGQTSNSEIQVFWGGNLIATLNAASVGFQHFHFDLPADADGTYRLEFRATDSNSLGGVLDNIQLLDVRNTGDEDSWIRLSSIDAQLVDGDSSEALAVSIANIPVGATLKDNQGHTFTAAPGSTQADVSDWDLSTLSILPPSNYNGSFNLEIKATSTETSNLDSAETTQSLTVIVLPVNDAPVAVADTATVAEGGNVLIDLADNDTDSDDGLDLGSIVITANPLNGTVTVNTDGTVSYQHNGSETTGDSFTYTIQDASGETSNPVTVTVGVTPVNDAPAADSASFNATQGGSPVVIALSGSDQDAGDSVESFRITSLPEEGSLLLNGVAISAAAIAAGTAIVTSTQIADGLLTYQPNNSFDSQNDGPAPTFTFQAYDGESYSAAATVTLNVADATPTAIDDFASLTEGTQASTVNLVIMLDTSTSMVDATYGAVISLPGGGTTTRFELAKDALENLINSYGSSLQNVMLVTFNGSATFQGWFDPSSAISTIQGLGTANGTDFDGALQQVQQNYGTPADVDHTYVYFVSDGFPATPLGAVSATTSVSASERADWVDFLESNAIDAAYAVGVGADLTSDYAQSNLDTVAWSPTGNPTLTWNSNDGLLYDPGDLVQANSTHNSNTIVVADPLDLDGVLQGTVPVFEGELLNGSISGSIADDFGADGTAAQKIVAVSLDTDGNGVGDVNASFDGTNYSLSLGANIGTLQINAQTGNYTFSPAAGSDIQNDTTYQVRYTIEDGDGSQSSATLHLTLQDRSEVSAYDNSAQATLTAQTTSSTNLSSFTVSDNWDISGNSSNGNGGSFTVSGGTASLSFDVATSGRSNESFSYQLQVAVGGGWAVVPGVTGSLSNGSLSLDNLAPGSYRLQVSVRDNNLDFQTASVTLSNLVLLTTLSVPNVVASEASGNVISNPNNHPGSSDAWGAVDDLGSEGAIVSAINGLGFSGSTTVTGLYGSLTISDTGQYTYTPFANMANLGQSETFSYTLTQPDLDSSTAQLVIDIVASTSTTTPISGDGALAGGSSTDVLLGGATADTLSGLDGNDHLEGKGGVDNLLGGEGDDILIGGTGNDNLWGEGGSDTFVWHAGDTGADVIKDFDLGQDKIDLSDLLQGEENASDIGDYIKLSASGDTLLVSSTGSLDATGSNADVSIQLEGVNLSDPGLNLGATPAAIINSLIAGSDPTVKLDH